In Triticum urartu cultivar G1812 chromosome 6, Tu2.1, whole genome shotgun sequence, the following proteins share a genomic window:
- the LOC125514355 gene encoding AT-rich interactive domain-containing protein 5-like, whose amino-acid sequence MSDGADSDRDLPRADGDDEPRHPLPRAAKEEEPPVADEFQDAPPSPETNSDGDGERSPDRAGLPNAGDRRETAPPDAGEEAVGVRVETNGEDAMSHDGDEGDGEDDEDDEDDDDEEDEDDDSTPDASPRAEVKTEGDGSAGMAQCASQQPVEPDPFLEGHDSGTEEEQAAFMSELERFHREHSLEFKPPKFYGKGLNCLKLWRQVAHLGGHEQVTVCKLWRQVGETFRPPKTCTTVSWSFRIFYEKALLEYEKHKVRTGQLKISIPAIPQPGGTNREGVNPSSSARIRRDAAARAMQGWHAHRLLANDMYGDHIFKDKDSIPLSSRDKNLKGFGVLKRKKASSPEHAFKVSRTKVNKSQEDSMVIDVGEPADWVKINVRQTKECFEIYALVPGLLREEVHVQSDPAGRLVITGDPDQPDNPWGITAFKKVINLPLRIDPHQTSAVVTLHGQLFVRAPFGHPDM is encoded by the exons ATGAGCGACGGCGCCGATTCCGACCGCGACCTCCCGCGCGCCGACGGCGACGACGAGCCGCGCCACCCCCTCCCGCgggccgccaaggaggaggagccGCCCGTGGCCGACGAGTTCCAGGACGCGCCCCCGTCCCCCGAAACGAAcagcgacggcgacggcgagcgCTCCCCGGATCGGGCGGGGCTGCCCAATGCGGGGGACCGCCGGGAGACCGCGCCGCCCGACGCCGGGGAGGAGGCCGTGGGCGTGAGGGTGGAGACCAACGGCGAGGACGCCATGAGCCACGACGGTGACGAGGGGGACGGCGAGGACGACGaagatgatgaggatgatgatgacgaggaggacgaggacgacgACTCCACCCCTGATGCGTCGCCGAGGGCGGAGGTGAAGACGGAGGGCGACGGCTCGGCCGGGATGGCGCAGTGCGCCAGCCAGCAGCCGGTGGAGCCCGACCCTTTCCTCGAGGGTCACGACTCCGGGACGGAGGAGGAGCAGGCGGCGTTCATGTCTGAGCTGGAGCGCTTCCACAGGGAGCACAGCCTCGAGTTCAAGCCGCCCAAGTTTTACGGCAAGGGCCTCAACTGCCTCAA GTTGTGGAGGCAGGTCGCTCACCTGGGAGGCCATGAGCAG GTAACAGTTTGTAAACTATGGCGTCAAGTTGGAGAGACTTTCAGGCCACCAAA GACCTGCACTACGGTGTCTTGGTCATTTCGAATTTTCTACGAGAAG GCACTTCTTGAATATGAAAAACACAAAGTACGAACTGGCCAGCTTAAAATATCGATACCTGCTATACCACAACCTGGTGGTACAAACCGTGAG GGTGTAAATCCATCATCTTCTGCAAGAATTAGAAGGGATGCTGCAGCACGTGCTATGCAGGGTTGGCATGCGCACCGTCTCCTTGCCAATGACATGTATGGAGATCACATTTTTAAG GACAAAGACTCAATACCCCTTTCAAGTCGTGATAAGAATCTGAAAGGCTTTG GGGTACTCAAGAGGAAGAAAGCATCTAGTCCAGAGCATGCTTTCAAGGTCTCCCGTACAAAAGTGAACAAGTCACA GGAAGATTCTATGGTCATTGATGTTGGAGAACCTGCCGATTGGGTGAAGATTAATGTTCGTCAAACT AAAGAATGCTTTGAGATATATGCGCTAGTTCCTGGGCTTCTAAGGGAAGAG GTGCATGTTCAGTCTGATCCGGCTGGACGCCTGGTTATAACTGGGGACCCTGACCAGCCTGATAACCCTTGGGGCATCACTGCATTCAAGAAG GTGATCAACTTGCCTTTAAGGATTGATCCGCATCAAACATCAGCAGTTGTCACGCTTCATGGCCAGCTATTTGTGCGTGCCCCATTTGGGCACCCGGACATGTAG